In Clupea harengus chromosome 25, Ch_v2.0.2, whole genome shotgun sequence, one genomic interval encodes:
- the LOC116219499 gene encoding procathepsin L-like → MPLGWCGSCWAFSTVGSVEGQHFKKTGQLISLSEQNLVDCSTIQTYDQGNHLCRLYEGPALRMGVERRIDGGAMPSIAQKGIHAAANYRYIARAIYEEPSCSTIYLNHAEVLVGYGFERGVHYWIIKNSWGTAWGENGYMRMRRDGRNTCGIASYAMYPLM, encoded by the exons ATGCCATTG GGTTGGTGTGGCTCTTGTTGGGCTTTTAGCACAGTTGGGTCAGTCGAAGGCCAGCATTTCAAGAAAACCGGACAACTAATTTCTCTGAGTGAGCAGAACCTGGTTGACTGCTCCACAATTCAGACGTATGATCAGG GCAACCACCTATGTCGCCTGTATGAAGGACCGGCCCTGCGTATGGGTGTAGAGAGGAGGATTGATGGGGGTGCGATGCCGTCCATTGCTCAAAAGGGCATTCATGCAGCTGCAAATTATCGATACATTGCTAGG GCTATCTATGAGGAGCCATCCTGCAGTACCATATATCTAAACCATGCGGAGGTTTTGGTGGGCTATGGGTTTGAGAGAGGAGTTCATTACTGGATCATAAAGAACAG CTGGGGCACTGCCTGGGGAGAGAATGGCTACATGAGAATgagaagagatgggaggaaCACCTGTGGCATCGCCAGCTATGCCATGTATCCACTTATGTGA